The genomic DNA GTTCTCGGCCTCGGGGTAGCCCTCGAGCGTGAGGCCAAAGCGGTAGCCCGTGGCCATGAGCGGGTCTTCCACCAGCTGGTCGCGGGTGGGGAACGCGTGCAGCGTGCCCGGCTCGTGGAGGTCCACGGCGCACGTGAGCGGGTCGGGCGGCACGTACGGTGCGCCGTCTCCGGAGCCGCAGGCGGTCAGCAACGTGGCGAGCGCCAGGGATCTTGCAGCGTGGTCTCTCATGCGGGCTCTCTCGTGTCTCACTCGGCTCATGGCGGACCGGGGGGGCCCACGCGTGAGCCGTGGTTGTCGTAGGCGTCCGTCACCTGCACTGCCAGGATGGGTGCGCCGGGCGCGTCGAACGTCACCTGTCCCAGCGCGTCCGTGGTCAGCGTGAGCACCGTGTCGGGCGATGGCGCGTGCGTGAGCACCACACGCAGCGCAGCGTTGCGCAGCGGTACCGGCCGATTGGAGGGCAACTCGAGGTCCATCAAGCGGTAGCCCTGCGGCGCGTTCAGCGCGACGGTGAGCGTCACGCGACCCGTATCCATGTCGCGCGTGGCGCGGAGGTCCAGCGTGGCCGGCACCACCTCGAAGGGGTCGCTCACGATGTCGAACGCGGCACCCTCCACGTGGAAGCGATAGCGGCCCAGCGGCAGCGCCGCTCGCGTGTCCAGCGTGTCCAGCGAGGCGCCAACGTCGTCGCGCGCGCCCAGCCACGGGACGGGCTGCCACTCCACCGCCCAGTAGTGCGTCTGTGCTTCGCCGGGGACGCGCACCAGAGGCATGGGCGTGTAGGTGACCACCACCTCGCTGTCGCTCACGGGTCGCCCTGAGCGACGCAGCGCCGGCGCGAAGACCCCGGCCGACACCTCGCGCTCGAGCGTCACGCGGGGGGTGTGGTGCAGTGGGTCGTCGCCCCGCCATACGAAGCGCGCCAGGCCACTGACGCGGGGCACCTCGGCGTTGGGCTGCGCGCTCGTCGCAGGACCGCTGCGCAGCCACACGTTGGCGGGCACCACGGGAGGGATGGTTCCCGCCATGGGGGGCGCGACGTCGGCCGGGAACGTCTCGCTCGGCATGGCCTGCACCACGCGTGGCGCGGCGCCGCGGGTGGCGTCCTCACGCTCGGGCGACATCACCAGCGGCCAGAGCGCAGCCAGCTGCTCGGCGAGGTACTCGCCCTCGAGCGGGCCCCAGAAGCCCACCGTGGGTTCGAAGCCGCCGCGCAGCCAGTCCTCGGGCCGCAGCAAGTAGCCGGTGTGACCCTGCGCGTACCCCACCACGATCGTGTGATCCGGCGCGACCGGCGACTGCTCTCGGACCAGGTCCGCGATCATGACCGTGGGCTCTCCCGGTAGCGTCCCCAGCACGTACTCGCCGAGACGCAGCGCCGAGACCACGGTGCGGGTCGACTCGCACACGGGGTGCGTCGCGTCGGTCTCGAAGTCGATGCCGAAGCCGGCGCCGATGAAGCGCGCGGCGACGTCCACGCGCAGGCACGAGCCGTAGGGCGCGAGCCCAGTCGTGCCCGGCATGGCGCCCGCACGCACCAGGGGAAGGCCGGTCTCACACAGCGCCGCGCCCACCGGCGCGTTGAACTCGTCGATGGGCGACAGCACGGATCCGTCGTCGTCGTACACGTATCCGTCGGCCACGCGTGTCAC from Sandaracinaceae bacterium includes the following:
- a CDS encoding neutral/alkaline non-lysosomal ceramidase N-terminal domain-containing protein, whose translation is MTPTANEGGQVQAGLLTAGAAEQVLDVPVGTALGAYTRVGFRVGQTDEREVPFAGAFAPSVGIEAAPRVKALALTAGGETVLIVKVDVGLMVEELLFDLEERLGRDFAGKVILAASHSHSAWGQQSGHSGLEIGNAPFRREVYDAFLSVLEATAREALDAQRPAQLGVFVDRAFDPTDALSRDRRSENDELMGGPRKDDTLVMIRVDGADGNPIAVLPIYGVHGTLNDSDNHLASTDVTGGLERVLQEQFDDPVVVMHLQGAAGDVSPRGYGSLDCGLSPGLPDDACHEWLAEEGYGRVAAPVMMAAWERAGDALVSELELEMVTRSIALGPDAETFTIRDGALRYAPFDVTRVADGYVYDDDGSVLSPIDEFNAPVGAALCETGLPLVRAGAMPGTTGLAPYGSCLRVDVAARFIGAGFGIDFETDATHPVCESTRTVVSALRLGEYVLGTLPGEPTVMIADLVREQSPVAPDHTIVVGYAQGHTGYLLRPEDWLRGGFEPTVGFWGPLEGEYLAEQLAALWPLVMSPEREDATRGAAPRVVQAMPSETFPADVAPPMAGTIPPVVPANVWLRSGPATSAQPNAEVPRVSGLARFVWRGDDPLHHTPRVTLEREVSAGVFAPALRRSGRPVSDSEVVVTYTPMPLVRVPGEAQTHYWAVEWQPVPWLGARDDVGASLDTLDTRAALPLGRYRFHVEGAAFDIVSDPFEVVPATLDLRATRDMDTGRVTLTVALNAPQGYRLMDLELPSNRPVPLRNAALRVVLTHAPSPDTVLTLTTDALGQVTFDAPGAPILAVQVTDAYDNHGSRVGPPGPP